The DNA sequence CACCCGGGGGAATCGGTCCTTGAGCTCCGCTTCGATCTTTTCTTCCGCCCCGGGCGACTGGGCGAAGGTCACGTGGATGACCGACTCGAGGCGCTGTTTCACACCGAAGTCGAAATGGTACAGAAGCAATGCCAGAACCGAGACGAAGATGGTCAGAGCGATGGCGGGCATGTAGAACATGGTGCCGCAGCCCATTCCTGCGACCATCGAGGCAAAGAGGAACCCGGTGTCCCGTGGGTCCTTCATGGCGGTACGGAACCGGATGATGGACAGCGCGCCGACCAGGCTGAACGCTCGAGCGATATTGCTGCCAATGATCATCATCACCACGGCGGTGGTCACCCCCATGAGCATCATGGTGACGAGAAAC is a window from the Vicinamibacteria bacterium genome containing:
- a CDS encoding DUF4956 domain-containing protein, which gives rise to MTWDSLVAQLFQPSDTVLFGFFDVVTAMVVSTLLCLMLAHIYRITHRGTSYSQSFLVTMMLMGVTTAVVMMIIGSNIARAFSLVGALSIIRFRTAMKDPRDTGFLFASMVAGMGCGTMFYMPAIALTIFVSVLALLLYHFDFGVKQRLESVIHVTFAQSPGAEEKIEAELKDRFPRVKLINRIMDFGDGRVTNVYVVRPSSLSSFEDAEDQLKNLNGVVRLA